The Streptococcus mitis genome has a segment encoding these proteins:
- the recF gene encoding DNA replication/repair protein RecF (All proteins in this family for which functions are known are DNA-binding proteins that assist the filamentation of RecA onto DNA for the initiation of recombination or recombinational repair.) — translation MWLQHLSLKTFRNYKETKIDFNPKLNIFLGRNAQGKTNMLEAIYFLALTRSHRTRTDKNLIHFDKEQLHLSGLVQKKTGSIPLEIELTQKGRVTKVNHLKQARLSDYVGHMNVVLFAPEDLQLIKGAPSVRRKFIDMELGQIKPIYLSDLTNYNHILKQRNTYLKSAQKIDETFLSVLDDQLVDYGCCVMNHRLDFIKKLEHFGRKKHFELSNQIEELSIAYQSSVKPTEKEDLSESFKIALEKSRSRDLFKKNTGVGPHRDDISFYINGMDASFGSQGQHRSLVLSIKLAEIELMESITTESPILLLDDVMSELDNTRQLKLLETISHSIQTFITTTSLDHLQNLPENLSIFTIQDGKVAVNRN, via the coding sequence ATGTGGCTACAACACCTATCTCTCAAAACTTTTCGTAACTACAAAGAGACGAAAATAGACTTTAATCCTAAATTAAATATCTTTTTAGGACGCAATGCACAAGGTAAAACAAATATGTTAGAGGCTATCTATTTTTTAGCCTTAACACGCAGTCATCGAACTCGAACAGATAAAAATCTCATTCATTTTGATAAGGAACAGCTTCATCTTTCAGGTCTTGTTCAGAAAAAAACTGGATCCATTCCTCTCGAAATCGAACTAACACAAAAAGGCCGTGTGACAAAAGTTAATCACTTAAAACAGGCACGCCTTTCAGATTATGTCGGACACATGAATGTTGTCCTATTTGCTCCTGAAGATCTACAACTAATTAAAGGAGCACCTTCAGTTCGACGAAAATTCATTGATATGGAGCTTGGGCAAATTAAGCCAATCTATTTATCAGATTTAACCAATTATAACCATATTCTTAAGCAAAGAAATACCTATCTAAAATCAGCTCAAAAAATAGATGAAACCTTCCTTTCAGTACTAGATGATCAGCTAGTCGATTATGGATGTTGTGTAATGAATCACCGCTTAGATTTTATAAAAAAACTAGAGCATTTTGGCCGTAAGAAACATTTTGAACTCTCTAATCAGATTGAAGAGTTGTCAATAGCCTATCAATCTTCTGTAAAGCCAACTGAAAAAGAAGACTTATCAGAATCTTTCAAAATTGCTTTAGAAAAAAGTAGGTCCAGAGATTTATTTAAAAAGAACACCGGTGTTGGTCCTCATCGAGATGACATTTCTTTTTATATAAATGGGATGGATGCTAGTTTCGGAAGTCAAGGCCAACATCGTAGTCTCGTCCTTTCTATAAAATTAGCAGAAATCGAATTAATGGAAAGTATTACTACAGAATCTCCGATATTATTACTTGACGATGTCATGAGTGAACTCGACAACACTAGACAGTTAAAATTATTAGAAACGATTTCTCATTCAATCCAAACCTTTATTACAACAACAAGCTTAGATCATCTTCAAAATCTACCAGAAAATCTAAGTATTTTCACTATTCAGGATGGTAAAGTTGCTGTAAATAGAAATTGA
- a CDS encoding ATP-binding cassette domain-containing protein: MLTVSDVSLRFSDRKLFDDVNIKFTEGNTYGLIGANGAGKSTFLKILAGDIEPTTGHISLGPDERLSVLRQNHFDYEDERAIDVVIMGNEKLYSIMKEKDAIYMKENFSDEDGVRAAELEGEFAELGGWEAESEASQLLQNLNIPEELHYQNMSELANGEKVKVLLAKALFGKPDVLLLDEPTNGLDIQSITWLEDFLIDFDNTVIVVSHDRHFLNKVCTHMADLDFGKIKLYVGNYDFWKESSELAAKLLADRNAKAEEKIKQLQEFVARFSANASKSRQATSRKKMLDKIELEEIVPSSRKYPFINFKAEREIGNDLLTVENLTVKIDGETILDNISFILRPGDKTALIGQNDIQTTALIRAIMGDIDYEGTVKWGVTTSRSYLPKDNSADFSGGESILDWLRQFASKEEDDNTFLRGFLGRMLFSGDEVNKPVNVLSGGEKVRVMLSKLMLLKSNVLVLDDPTNHLDLESISSLNDGLKNFKESIIFASHDHEFIQTLANHIIVLSKNGVIDRIDETYDEFLENAEVQAKVKELWKD; the protein is encoded by the coding sequence TTGCTTACAGTATCTGATGTTTCACTACGTTTTAGTGATCGCAAACTTTTTGATGATGTCAATATCAAATTTACGGAAGGAAATACTTACGGATTAATCGGTGCTAATGGTGCCGGAAAATCAACCTTTTTAAAAATTTTAGCCGGAGATATCGAACCTACTACTGGTCACATCTCTCTTGGTCCAGATGAACGTCTCTCTGTTCTTCGTCAAAATCACTTTGACTATGAAGATGAACGTGCCATTGATGTTGTTATCATGGGAAATGAAAAACTTTATAGCATCATGAAAGAGAAAGATGCCATCTACATGAAGGAAAATTTCTCAGACGAAGATGGAGTGCGTGCTGCCGAACTTGAAGGAGAGTTTGCCGAGCTTGGAGGATGGGAAGCAGAAAGTGAAGCCTCTCAACTCCTTCAAAACCTAAACATTCCAGAAGAATTGCACTATCAAAACATGAGTGAATTGGCCAACGGTGAGAAAGTAAAAGTTCTCCTCGCCAAAGCACTTTTTGGTAAACCAGATGTTCTTCTTTTGGACGAGCCGACCAATGGTTTGGATATCCAATCAATTACATGGCTAGAAGACTTCTTGATTGATTTTGATAACACCGTTATCGTAGTATCCCACGACCGTCACTTCTTAAACAAAGTATGTACTCACATGGCCGACCTTGACTTCGGAAAAATCAAACTCTATGTCGGAAACTATGACTTCTGGAAGGAATCTTCTGAACTCGCTGCTAAATTGCTAGCAGACCGTAATGCCAAAGCAGAAGAAAAAATTAAACAATTGCAAGAGTTCGTTGCTCGTTTCTCTGCTAATGCTTCTAAATCAAGACAAGCAACATCACGTAAGAAAATGCTTGATAAGATTGAGCTAGAAGAGATTGTACCATCTAGTCGTAAATATCCATTTATTAACTTTAAAGCGGAACGTGAAATCGGTAATGATCTCTTGACAGTAGAAAATCTAACTGTAAAGATTGATGGTGAAACTATCTTGGATAATATTAGTTTCATCTTGCGTCCAGGTGATAAGACAGCGCTTATTGGACAAAATGACATCCAAACGACTGCATTAATTCGTGCAATCATGGGGGACATTGACTATGAAGGAACTGTCAAGTGGGGAGTTACTACTAGCCGTTCTTACTTGCCAAAAGATAACTCGGCAGATTTTTCAGGAGGAGAGTCAATACTTGACTGGTTGCGTCAATTCGCAAGTAAAGAAGAAGATGACAATACTTTCCTACGTGGCTTCCTCGGCCGAATGCTCTTCTCTGGAGATGAGGTTAACAAACCTGTCAACGTCTTGTCAGGGGGAGAAAAAGTTCGTGTCATGCTTTCAAAACTCATGCTCTTAAAATCAAATGTCCTTGTACTTGATGATCCAACCAATCACTTGGACTTGGAATCTATCTCAAGCTTGAACGATGGATTGAAAAACTTTAAAGAATCAATCATCTTTGCCAGTCATGACCACGAGTTTATTCAAACTCTAGCTAACCATATCATTGTCTTGTCTAAAAATGGCGTCATTGACCGTATCGATGAAACCTATGATGAATTCCTAGAAAATGCAGAAGTACAAGCAAAAGTTAAAGAACTTTGGAAAGACTAA
- the trpS gene encoding tryptophan--tRNA ligase — protein MTKPIILTGDRPTGKLHIGHYVGSLKNRVLLQEEGKYDMFVFLADQQALTDHAKDPQTIVESIGNVALDYLAVGLDPSKSTIFIQSQIPELAELSMYYMNLVSLARLERNPTVKTEIAQKGFGESIPTGFLVYPIAQAADITAFKANYVPVGTDQKPMIEQTREIVRSFNNAYNCDVLVEPEGIYPENERAGRLPGLDGNAKMSKSLNNGIYLADDADTLRKKVMSMYTDPDHIRVEDPGKIEGNMVFHYLDVFGRPEDAQEIADMKEHYQRGGLGDVKTKRYLLEILERELGPIRERRIEFAKDMGEVYNMLQKGSERAREVAGQTLSEVKGAMGLHYFN, from the coding sequence ATGACTAAACCCATTATTTTAACAGGAGACCGTCCAACAGGAAAATTGCATATTGGACATTATGTTGGAAGTCTCAAAAATCGAGTATTATTACAGGAAGAGGGTAAGTATGATATGTTTGTGTTCTTGGCTGACCAACAAGCCTTGACGGATCATGCCAAAGATCCTCAAACCATTGTAGAGTCTATCGGAAATGTGGCTTTGGATTACCTTGCAGTTGGATTGGATCCAAGTAAGTCAACTATTTTTATTCAAAGCCAGATTCCAGAGTTGGCTGAGTTGTCTATGTATTATATGAATTTGGTGTCATTAGCACGTTTGGAGCGTAATCCAACTGTCAAGACAGAAATTGCTCAGAAAGGATTTGGAGAAAGCATTCCGACAGGATTCTTGGTCTATCCAATAGCTCAAGCAGCTGACATCACAGCTTTCAAGGCTAATTATGTTCCTGTTGGGACAGATCAGAAACCAATGATTGAGCAAACTCGTGAAATTGTTCGTTCTTTTAACAATGCATATAACTGTGATGTATTGGTAGAACCGGAAGGTATTTATCCAGAAAATGAGAGAGCGGGTCGTTTACCTGGTTTAGATGGAAATGCTAAAATGTCTAAATCACTCAATAATGGTATTTATTTAGCTGATGATGCGGATACTTTGCGTAAAAAAGTAATGAGTATGTATACAGATCCAGATCATATTCGAGTGGAAGATCCAGGTAAAATTGAAGGCAATATGGTTTTCCATTATCTAGATGTTTTTGGTCGTCCAGAAGATGCTCAAGAAATTGCTGACATGAAAGAACATTATCAACGAGGTGGTCTTGGTGATGTGAAGACCAAGCGTTATCTACTTGAAATATTAGAACGTGAACTTGGTCCTATTCGTGAGCGCCGTATCGAATTTGCTAAGGATATGGGAGAAGTTTATAATATGCTTCAAAAAGGTAGTGAAAGAGCGCGTGAAGTTGCAGGTCAGACCCTATCTGAGGTTAAAGGAGCAATGGGACTTCATTACTTTAACTAG
- a CDS encoding YfhO family protein, protein MKLFFKTYWTYFVSFIIPLLIMTGVYLSQGIYWNSETSPLLGDGFHQYVIFDVTLRNILHGNGSLFYTFTSGLGLNFYALSSYYLGSFLSPLVYFFNLSNMPDAVYLTTLLKFGLIGLSTYFSLNKLFQSIPKALKLALSTSYALMSFSVSQLEIKTWLDVFILIPLVITGLHILITQKKRLLYFTSLSILFIQNYYFGYMTVLFLIFWYLCQISWDFKTRKSSFLDFIVTSFLAGMASLIMTLPTLFDLQTHGEKLTEVTKFQTESSWYLDLFAKQFIGSFDTTKYGAIPMIFVGLLPFVLTILFFTMKSIKFHVKLIYAIFFASLIASFYIEMLDLFWQGMHTPNMFLHRYAWIFSTLLIYTAAEVLNRLKEIKVWNFLASIFLVVTGFLATIYLKSHYSFLTDLNILLTLEFLVVYSLLLLAVIKKFISVNLFAILISLFIMVEMSLNASSQMDGIAKEWGFASRSAYNRDIPAMESISTYIGNQFTRTEKLETQTGNDSMKFNYNGISQFSSVRNRSASSTLDKLGFKSSGTNLNLRYANNSILSDSLFGIQYNISENPIDKYGFQDVYQKDNLTLYENQFSLPIAFASQSVYNDVKFNEHTLDNQASFLNQLANVDFDYFSPIPYEKTENTDDLISVTSSSNEDAAIQYQIEVPENSQVYLSFTNLHFSNDKQKKVDILVNGKKKTFTTDNVFSFFNLGYTKEKKTFNINVSFPGNSQVSFESPTFYRLDTQTLTEAIQKIKEQPVTVSTSKNKVFATYDVQQDTSIFFTIPYDKGWSAYQDGKKIEIKQAQTGFMKVDIPKGKGTITLSFIPNGFITGAICSFTSLLLFGTYNHRRKSSKT, encoded by the coding sequence ATGAAATTATTTTTTAAAACATATTGGACCTATTTTGTTTCTTTCATCATTCCCTTATTGATTATGACAGGAGTATATCTATCTCAAGGTATCTACTGGAACAGCGAGACATCTCCACTATTAGGAGATGGGTTTCATCAATACGTTATTTTTGATGTAACTTTACGAAATATCCTGCATGGAAATGGTAGTCTGTTTTACACCTTTACAAGTGGCCTCGGATTAAATTTCTATGCCCTATCTAGTTATTACTTAGGAAGTTTCCTTTCACCTCTAGTTTACTTTTTTAATCTGTCGAATATGCCAGATGCTGTCTATCTGACAACTCTCTTAAAATTTGGATTGATTGGACTGTCAACTTACTTTAGTTTAAATAAATTATTTCAATCGATTCCTAAGGCTTTAAAACTAGCTTTATCTACTTCCTATGCTCTGATGAGTTTCTCTGTTAGTCAACTAGAGATAAAAACTTGGTTAGATGTTTTTATCTTGATTCCTTTAGTTATAACTGGCTTACATATACTTATAACACAAAAGAAGCGCCTACTATACTTTACAAGTCTGTCAATCTTGTTTATTCAAAACTATTATTTTGGCTATATGACAGTATTGTTTCTTATTTTCTGGTATCTCTGTCAAATTTCGTGGGATTTTAAGACTCGAAAATCATCTTTTCTTGATTTTATTGTTACTTCCTTTTTAGCAGGAATGGCCAGTTTGATTATGACTCTTCCTACTCTATTTGATTTACAGACACATGGGGAAAAATTGACAGAAGTTACAAAGTTTCAAACTGAAAGTAGCTGGTATCTTGATCTCTTTGCTAAGCAATTCATCGGTTCCTTTGATACAACAAAGTATGGGGCTATCCCAATGATTTTTGTTGGACTACTTCCCTTTGTTTTAACCATTTTATTTTTTACGATGAAATCTATTAAGTTTCACGTGAAACTTATCTATGCAATTTTCTTTGCATCTCTAATTGCAAGCTTTTATATAGAAATGCTTGATTTATTTTGGCAAGGTATGCATACTCCAAATATGTTTTTACATCGCTATGCTTGGATTTTCTCTACCTTGTTAATTTACACAGCAGCAGAAGTCTTAAATCGTCTGAAAGAAATTAAAGTCTGGAATTTTTTAGCTTCGATTTTTCTTGTTGTAACAGGATTTTTAGCTACTATCTATCTAAAATCGCATTATTCTTTTTTAACAGATTTGAATATTCTACTTACTCTTGAATTTTTAGTTGTCTATTCTCTTTTACTCCTTGCAGTTATCAAAAAGTTTATCTCTGTAAATCTATTTGCTATTCTAATCTCTTTATTTATAATGGTTGAAATGAGCTTAAATGCTTCATCTCAAATGGACGGAATTGCTAAGGAATGGGGATTTGCTTCTCGAAGTGCTTATAATCGAGATATCCCAGCTATGGAATCTATTTCAACATATATTGGAAATCAATTTACTCGTACTGAAAAACTAGAAACTCAGACAGGAAATGACAGTATGAAATTCAACTACAATGGAATCTCTCAATTTTCTTCTGTTCGAAATCGTTCAGCAAGCTCTACTTTGGATAAGCTTGGGTTTAAATCCTCTGGGACCAATCTCAATCTCCGTTATGCCAATAATAGCATTTTGTCTGATAGTTTATTTGGTATCCAATACAATATCTCAGAAAATCCTATTGATAAGTATGGTTTCCAAGATGTATATCAAAAAGATAATCTTACCCTATATGAAAATCAATTCTCTCTTCCGATTGCCTTTGCTAGTCAATCTGTTTACAATGATGTCAAGTTCAATGAACACACTTTGGATAATCAAGCCTCATTTTTAAATCAACTTGCTAACGTCGATTTTGATTATTTTTCTCCAATCCCTTATGAAAAAACAGAAAATACTGATGATTTGATCAGTGTTACAAGTTCTTCAAATGAGGATGCAGCAATCCAGTATCAAATTGAAGTACCAGAAAACAGCCAAGTTTATCTTTCTTTCACAAACCTTCACTTTTCTAATGACAAACAAAAAAAGGTTGACATACTTGTCAATGGGAAAAAGAAAACTTTTACAACTGATAATGTCTTCTCCTTCTTTAATCTAGGATATACAAAAGAGAAAAAAACTTTCAATATCAATGTTAGTTTCCCTGGAAATTCACAAGTATCATTTGAATCTCCTACCTTCTATCGTTTAGATACCCAAACTTTAACTGAGGCTATTCAAAAAATCAAAGAACAACCTGTAACAGTATCAACTTCTAAAAACAAGGTTTTTGCTACATATGATGTCCAACAAGATACATCTATTTTCTTCACCATTCCTTATGACAAAGGTTGGTCTGCCTACCAAGATGGTAAGAAAATAGAAATTAAACAAGCTCAAACTGGTTTTATGAAAGTTGATATTCCTAAAGGGAAAGGAACTATTACACTTTCCTTTATTCCCAATGGTTTTATTACTGGAGCAATTTGTTCCTTTACTTCTCTCTTACTATTTGGAACCTATAATCACAGACGAAAGTCATCTAAGACATAA
- the guaB gene encoding IMP dehydrogenase: MSNWDTKFLKKGFTFDDVLLIPAESHVLPNDADLTTKLADNLTLNIPIITSAMDTVTESQMAIAIARAGGLGVIHKNMSIAQQADEVRKVKRSENGVIIDPFFLTPEHTIAEADELMGRYRISGVPVVETLENRKLVGILTNRDLRFISDYNQPISNHMTSENLVTAPVGTDLATAENILQEHRIEKLPLVDEEGRLSGLITIKDIEKVIEFPNAAKDEFGRLLVAGAVGVTSDTFERAEALFEAGADAIVIDTAHGHSAGVLRKIAEIRAHFPDRTLIAGNIATAEGARALYEAGVDVVKVGIGPGSICTTRVIAGVGVPQVTAIYDAAAVAREYGKTIIADGGIKYSGDIVKALAAGGNAVMLGSMFAGTDEAPGETEIFQGRKFKTYRGMGSIAAMKKGSSDRYFQGSVNEANKLVPEGIEGRVAYKGAAADIVFQMIGGIRSGMGYCGAANLKELHDNAQFIEMSGAGLKESHPHDVQITNEAPNYSM, encoded by the coding sequence ATGTCTAATTGGGACACTAAATTTTTGAAAAAAGGTTTTACCTTTGATGATGTATTGCTTATTCCAGCTGAAAGTCATGTGTTGCCTAACGATGCAGATTTAACAACTAAATTGGCAGATAATTTGACTTTAAATATCCCAATTATTACCTCTGCCATGGACACAGTTACAGAGAGTCAAATGGCCATTGCTATTGCTCGTGCAGGCGGTCTCGGAGTTATCCATAAAAACATGTCAATTGCTCAACAAGCAGACGAGGTTCGTAAGGTAAAACGTTCTGAAAATGGAGTTATCATTGATCCGTTCTTCTTGACGCCTGAACATACAATTGCTGAAGCAGATGAGCTTATGGGTCGTTACCGCATTAGTGGTGTTCCAGTTGTTGAAACACTTGAAAATCGTAAATTGGTTGGTATTTTGACAAACCGAGATCTTCGCTTTATTTCAGACTATAACCAACCAATCTCAAATCATATGACTAGTGAAAATCTTGTTACTGCTCCTGTGGGTACAGACCTTGCAACAGCTGAGAATATTCTTCAAGAACACCGTATTGAAAAACTTCCTTTGGTAGATGAAGAAGGTCGTCTTTCTGGTTTGATTACTATCAAAGATATTGAAAAAGTTATTGAGTTTCCAAATGCTGCTAAAGATGAGTTTGGTCGTCTTCTAGTTGCAGGTGCAGTAGGTGTTACTTCAGATACATTTGAACGTGCAGAGGCTCTTTTTGAGGCAGGAGCGGATGCGATTGTTATTGATACTGCACATGGTCATTCTGCAGGTGTCTTGCGTAAAATTGCTGAGATTCGTGCTCATTTCCCAGATCGTACTTTAATTGCTGGAAATATTGCTACTGCTGAGGGAGCGCGCGCCCTTTATGAAGCAGGCGTAGATGTTGTCAAGGTTGGGATTGGCCCAGGTTCTATCTGTACTACTCGTGTTATTGCTGGTGTTGGTGTTCCACAAGTAACAGCTATCTACGATGCTGCAGCTGTTGCGCGTGAATATGGTAAAACGATCATTGCTGACGGTGGAATCAAGTATTCTGGAGATATTGTAAAAGCCCTTGCTGCAGGTGGAAATGCAGTTATGCTTGGATCAATGTTTGCTGGAACTGATGAGGCTCCAGGCGAAACTGAAATCTTCCAAGGACGTAAGTTTAAGACATACCGTGGTATGGGATCAATTGCTGCTATGAAGAAAGGTTCAAGCGATCGTTACTTCCAAGGTTCTGTCAATGAAGCAAACAAACTTGTTCCAGAAGGAATTGAAGGCCGTGTTGCTTATAAAGGTGCGGCAGCTGATATTGTCTTCCAAATGATTGGAGGTATTCGCTCTGGTATGGGTTACTGTGGTGCAGCTAACCTTAAAGAACTACACGATAATGCTCAATTTATTGAAATGTCTGGTGCTGGTTTGAAAGAAAGCCACCCTCACGATGTACAAATTACTAATGAGGCACCAAATTATTCTATGTAA
- the yaaA gene encoding S4 domain-containing protein YaaA — translation MEYKLFEEFITLQALLKELGITHSGGAIKSFLSEHSVYFNGELENRRGKKLRIGDKVDIPDMNIDILLTQPTSEEQDEYQDDKVEKERIAKLVKKMNKGVKKDNSKPTSSPKSKQAPRFPGR, via the coding sequence ATGGAATACAAATTATTTGAAGAATTTATTACCCTCCAAGCACTACTCAAAGAACTTGGAATTACACATAGCGGAGGAGCTATTAAATCATTTCTCTCTGAACATTCTGTTTACTTTAATGGGGAATTAGAAAATCGTCGTGGTAAAAAACTTCGTATTGGTGATAAAGTTGACATCCCTGACATGAATATTGACATCTTGTTGACACAACCTACTTCTGAAGAACAAGATGAATACCAAGATGATAAAGTTGAAAAAGAACGAATCGCTAAACTTGTCAAGAAGATGAATAAGGGAGTAAAGAAAGACAACTCTAAACCTACTTCATCACCAAAAAGCAAACAAGCTCCACGATTCCCTGGTAGATAA
- the yfmF gene encoding EF-P 5-aminopentanol modification-associated protein YfmF yields the protein MELVHGISTHFIQSKKFKTNKIAVRFTAPLSLDTIAGRMLSASMLETANQMYPTSQALRKHLASLYGTDMSTNCFRRGQSHIVELTFNYVRDEFLSRKNVLTSQVLELLKETLFSTVVVDNGFDSDLFEIEKKQLLASLAADMDDSFYFAHKELDKLFFHDERLQLEYSDLRNRILAETPQSSYSCFQEFLANDRIDFFFLGDFNEVEIQNVLESFDFKGRKGDVMVQYCQPYSNILQEGMVRKNLGQSILELGYHCPSEYGDEQHLPMIVMNGLLGGFAHSKLFTNIRENAGLAYTISSQLDLFSGYLRMYAGIDRENRNQARKMMNNQLIDLKKGYFTELELEQTKEMIRRYLLLSQDNQSSLIERAYQNALLGKSSADFKSWIAKLEQVDKDAICRAANNVKLQAIYFMEGIE from the coding sequence ATGGAGTTAGTGCATGGAATTTCAACACATTTTATCCAATCAAAAAAGTTTAAAACGAACAAAATCGCCGTGCGTTTTACCGCTCCATTATCCCTCGATACGATTGCAGGTCGCATGTTGAGTGCGAGTATGCTAGAGACTGCTAATCAGATGTACCCTACTTCTCAAGCTTTGAGAAAACATTTGGCCAGTCTATACGGTACAGATATGTCAACCAATTGTTTCAGAAGAGGGCAAAGTCACATTGTAGAATTGACATTTAACTATGTTCGTGATGAGTTTTTAAGTAGGAAAAATGTGTTAACTTCTCAGGTTTTGGAACTTTTAAAAGAAACTCTTTTTTCCACCGTAGTAGTTGATAATGGGTTTGATTCGGACTTATTTGAAATTGAGAAAAAACAATTGTTAGCAAGTTTAGCAGCTGATATGGATGATTCTTTTTATTTTGCACATAAAGAATTGGATAAATTGTTTTTTCATGATGAACGTCTTCAATTGGAATATAGTGATTTACGAAATCGTATTTTAGCTGAAACTCCACAAAGTTCTTATTCTTGTTTCCAAGAATTTTTGGCCAATGATCGAATAGATTTCTTTTTCCTAGGTGATTTTAATGAGGTTGAAATTCAAAATGTATTAGAATCATTTGACTTTAAAGGTCGAAAAGGAGATGTGATGGTTCAGTATTGTCAACCTTATTCCAATATCCTTCAGGAAGGTATGGTTCGGAAAAATTTGGGACAATCCATTTTGGAATTAGGCTATCATTGCCCTTCTGAATATGGTGATGAGCAACATTTACCCATGATTGTAATGAATGGTTTACTTGGTGGATTTGCTCACTCTAAGCTCTTTACAAACATCCGTGAAAATGCTGGATTGGCTTACACTATTTCAAGTCAGCTTGATTTGTTTAGTGGATACTTGAGGATGTATGCTGGTATCGATCGAGAAAATCGTAACCAGGCTCGTAAAATGATGAATAATCAACTGATTGATTTAAAAAAAGGATATTTTACAGAGCTTGAGTTAGAGCAAACAAAGGAAATGATTCGTCGGTATCTGTTACTTTCTCAAGATAATCAAAGTTCATTGATTGAACGTGCTTATCAAAATGCCTTACTTGGAAAATCTTCAGCAGACTTTAAAAGTTGGATTGCAAAACTCGAGCAAGTTGACAAAGATGCTATTTGTAGAGCAGCTAATAATGTGAAACTACAGGCGATTTACTTTATGGAAGGAATAGAATGA